A region of Saccharomyces mikatae IFO 1815 strain IFO1815 genome assembly, chromosome: 12 DNA encodes the following proteins:
- the SMKI12G3950 gene encoding bifunctional fructose-2,6-bisphosphate 2-phosphatase/6-phosphofructo-2-kinase (similar to Saccharomyces cerevisiae YLR345W; ancestral locus Anc_4.177) → MPNVLSDDEELLNGLGSEIMKPFKQGNYMARTGKRWVNNEHNTTSEIMNVNIDGVHGPVNTESYISPGQLYSTDSGNLFHAGRILVVLVGLPATSKTLLSVAITRYTRWLGVRTKSFHFSEYKELAKDVPSDYFCVVPQSREGVAFVEKLRRQMLSDILSFFNDMSGQLAIYDALSIRKIDRKNLEETFSEIGVKVLFIESIVSDQEIMNRNIALVLESSDYKGFSTDEAIDEYMRRLSVNEPYYEMMTHEEELSYIKYINLGKQIIVKDNIHGYLVNKIVFFLMNLRQKKGCVYFARCGTSDKDKYMHDEELNEEGIHYSKVLKEFLLNRIKEKRLAKKNSDSLVEVIDGSYDEDLKTSLIVWTGPRKRTHDTAFYFSKEGIKVQQRSELRQLNPGSIADLTDEQIMNKFPSEYRESLKDPYHFRFPRAESYHDLAVRMEPLLLEMEHTSKDILIIAHESTLRVLYGYLMACTCVELPNLDFTRDKLVEISFSPFCNTVELLDIPLTS, encoded by the coding sequence ATGCCAAATGTGCtttctgatgatgaagaactCCTTAATGGGCTGGGAAGTGAGATCATGAAGCCTTTTAAACAAGGTAATTACATGGCGAGAACCGGTAAAAGATGGGTAAATAATGAGCATAACACCACATCAGAAATTATGAATGTTAACATTGATGGAGTTCATGGACCGGTGAACACTGAAAGTTATATATCCCCAGGGCAACTTTATTCCACTGATTCAGGCAATTTATTTCACGCTGGAAGAATTCTCGTCGTTCTAGTAGGTCTTCCAGCAACATCAAAGACATTGTTATCAGTAGCGATTACAAGATATACGAGGTGGTTAGGAGTCAGGACGAAgtcatttcatttttcagaaTATAAAGAACTTGCTAAGGATGTACCTTCGGATTATTTCTGCGTGGTACCACAGTCAAGAGAGGGAGTAGCGTTTGTTGAAAAGCTTCGCAGGCAGATGTTGAGTGATATATTGTCATTCTTTAATGATATGTCTGGACAGTTGGCTATTTATGATGCATTAAGTATCCGTAAGATTgacagaaaaaatttggaagaaactttttctgAAATTGGTGTTAAAGTACTTTTCATTGAATCAATTGTGTCTGATCAGGAAATCATGAACAGAAATATAGCTCTCGTGCTAGAATCCAGTGATTACAAAGGATTTTCGACTGATGAAGCCATTGACGAATATATGAGACGTTTGTCTGTCAATGAACCATATTATGAAATGATGACGCACGAAGAAGAGTTATCATACATTAAATACATAAATCTGGGAAAGCAAATAATCGTGAAAGATAACATACACGGTTATTTAGTAAACAAAATTGTATTCTTCTTAATGAACTTGAGGCAGAAAAAAGGGTGTGTGTATTTTGCTCGTTGTGGTACTAGTGATAAAGATAAATACATGcatgatgaagaattaaatGAAGAAGGAATTCATTATTCCAAAGTGCTCAAGGAGTTCCTTCTAAATAGGattaaagagaagagacttgcaaaaaagaattcaGACTCTTTAGTCGAGGTAATCGATGGAAGCTATGATGAAGATTTAAAGACGTCCTTGATAGTTTGGACTGGCCCAAGGAAAAGAACCCACGATACTgcgttttatttttcaaaagaaggtATCAAGGTTCAACAACGGTCAGAATTGAGACAATTGAACCCGGGAAGCATTGCTGACCTTACTGATGAACAAATAATGAACAAGTTTCCATCAGAATACAGAGAATCGTTAAAAGACCCATACCATTTTAGATTCCCCAGAGCGGAATCTTACCATGATCTGGCCGTTCGTATGGAACCGTTATTATTAGAAATGGAACATACGAGCAAGGACATTCTCATCATTGCTCATGAATCAACACTAAGAGTTTTATATGGCTATCTAATGGCTTGCACCTGTGTAGAATTACCAAATTTGGATTTCACTAGAGATAAATTAGTTGAAATTTCCTTCAGCCCTTTTTGCAACACGGTAGAATTATTAGACATTCCTTTAACTAGTTAA
- the CIS1 gene encoding Cis1p (similar to Saccharomyces cerevisiae YGR035C and YLR346C; ancestral locus Anc_4.178) — MQSISDCPFGLVSRNTVSSVSIFAEWVACPWKYINVVGSGRYVSNKPDKITRHDLLQAAQEAEMQELLAESGLKGRHKHKKKSKLTLETITEENSSNESFF, encoded by the coding sequence ATGCAGTCAATAAGTGATTGTCCCTTCGGGCTAGTTTCAAGAAATACAGTTAGTTCCGTTTCTATTTTCGCAGAGTGGGTAGCATGTCCATGGAAATATATCAACGTTGTTGGTTCAGGTAGATATGTAAGCAATAAGCCTGATAAAATTACAAGGCATGATTTGCTCCAAGCTGCACAGGAGGCAGAGATGCAGGAGTTGCTGGCAGAAAGTGGTTTGAAAGGTAGACATaaacacaaaaaaaaaagtaagttGACATTGGAAACTATAACCGAGGAAAATTCATCAAACGaaagctttttttga